Part of the Candidatus Brocadia sinica JPN1 genome, TCGGGGTTGCCTGCGCCGGAATGGTATTCCTGATTTCAAGCACGTCGCCGTCTTCCAGTTTATACGGGAATATTCTCGTCACCCGTGAATCGAGCTTTCCTGTGTAGGTCACGGTGTTTCCATATTTCACGTGAGAAAAATGCTCCTTATGGGCAGAATTTAACTTTATTTCAACACTGGTGTCGCCATGGGTCACACTCATCATCCATCCCGTTACCAGTCCCCATCCAATATAAGTTACTTTTCCATTCCACTTGACCCTTTTCCCCGTGCATCGACTCCACAAATTCTCTTTTTGCTCATCTGATAGCTCACTCGCCACTCCAAAAATATTATTAAACTCTTCAAAACCCATGTTAATATACCCATCAGGCGTCTCTGCTATGACAACACCAAAATTCGACGCTATAACATTGTTTCCAGCGCCCGGTGCCTTTGGAATGATCTCTGATGATTTACCTTCAACCTTTTCACCTTTTTTTCCTGCTGCCGGCACACCCTCTTTTACCCCGGCGGTTACTCCCTCATGAAACAGACGGTCAAATTCCCTTTGATACTTCACCAGCACTCTCGTTTCATCGGTAAAAATGGTGTTATAACGATTGAATCTGCCTGCGTCTTCATTCCAGTAGTACGTCCCGGTTGCCAGCAGTTTAGAATCAAAAATGGCAAAATTGTTATGCATTCGCCCTTTTTGAATCAACGCCTTAATTGCAAAATTC contains:
- a CDS encoding phospholipase D-like domain-containing protein; this encodes MGRKKMSVFFIMGIMVSLFFMHNEAFSSDAYFTSQEIKGQILHAIEGCEESIDIAVLDITSNDIVSALIKAQERGVHVRIVVDKKSALTKGPLSSLSKNKNFAIKALIQKGRMHNNFAIFDSKLLATGTYYWNEDAGRFNRYNTIFTDETRVLVKYQREFDRLFHEGVTAGVKEGVPAAGKKGEKVEGKSSEIIPKAPGAGNNVIASNFGVVIAETPDGYINMGFEEFNNIFGVASELSDEQKENLWSRCTGKRVKWNGKVTYIGWGLVTGWMMSVTHGDTSVEIKLNSAHKEHFSHVKYGNTVTYTGKLDSRVTRIFPYKLEDGDVLEIRNTIPAQATPNELTENPDTVPVSQGPKKIFLIESFEDLDKIFGKGSNLSDAQKDTAWEKYKGKYVSWMGQIMYKNVNVAAGWRIGIMQKESGDVELKIGMAKKDKVLKFQDGETILYTGKLAERRGILSPYILDDGDIITMKESNSGSGGM